The following are from one region of the Sandaracinus amylolyticus genome:
- the sthA gene encoding Si-specific NAD(P)(+) transhydrogenase, with the protein MPWDKEHDVVVIGSGPAGEGATMRAAKSGASVVMVERYRDVGGGCTHWATIPSKALRHAINETLRFRRNPIFASAAMNVELTFPKLLRQAEGVIGKQVEMRRGFYVRNHVEVVHGHASFVDPHTIEVDTDEVGAARRRLRAKQFIVATGSRPYRPADVDFSHPRIRDSDTILRLDHTPDSITIYGAGVVGCEYASMFRNLGVKVNLVNSREKLLAFLDDEIIDALAYHLRDQGVLIRHGEEYEKVEPVDDGVVVHLKSGKKIKSDVLLWAQGRTGNTHDLGLETVGLVADSRGQLKVDALYRTGQPHIYAVGDVVGYPSLASASYDQGRFAAGHAVLGVTDEKLVQDIPTGIYTSPEISSLGRNERELTAEGVPYEVGHSLFRSLARAQITGQTVGMLKLLFHRETLQILGIHCFGDQAAEIVHIGQAIMSQKGEANTLRYFVNTTFNYPTMAEAYRVAALNGLNRLC; encoded by the coding sequence GTGCCCTGGGACAAAGAGCACGACGTCGTGGTGATCGGCAGCGGGCCTGCCGGCGAGGGCGCGACGATGCGCGCCGCGAAGTCCGGCGCCAGCGTGGTGATGGTCGAGCGCTATCGCGACGTCGGCGGTGGCTGCACCCACTGGGCGACGATCCCCAGCAAGGCGCTGCGCCACGCGATCAACGAGACGCTGCGCTTCCGCCGCAACCCGATCTTCGCGTCGGCGGCGATGAACGTCGAGCTCACGTTCCCCAAGCTGCTGCGCCAGGCCGAGGGCGTGATCGGCAAGCAGGTCGAGATGCGCCGCGGCTTCTACGTGCGCAACCACGTCGAGGTGGTCCACGGCCACGCGTCGTTCGTCGATCCGCACACGATCGAGGTCGACACCGACGAGGTGGGCGCCGCGAGGCGTCGCCTCCGCGCGAAGCAGTTCATCGTCGCGACCGGCTCGCGCCCCTATCGCCCCGCCGACGTCGACTTCTCGCACCCGCGGATCCGCGACAGCGACACGATCCTGCGCCTCGATCACACGCCGGACTCGATCACGATCTACGGCGCGGGCGTCGTCGGGTGCGAGTACGCGTCGATGTTCCGCAACCTCGGCGTGAAGGTGAACCTCGTCAACTCGCGCGAGAAGCTGCTCGCGTTCCTCGACGACGAGATCATCGACGCGCTCGCCTACCACCTGCGCGATCAAGGCGTGCTCATCCGCCACGGCGAGGAGTACGAGAAGGTCGAGCCGGTCGACGACGGCGTCGTCGTCCACCTCAAGAGCGGCAAGAAGATCAAGAGCGACGTGCTGCTGTGGGCGCAGGGCCGCACCGGCAACACGCACGATCTCGGGCTCGAGACCGTCGGGCTCGTCGCGGACTCGCGCGGTCAGCTCAAGGTCGACGCGCTCTACCGCACCGGACAGCCGCACATCTACGCGGTGGGCGACGTGGTGGGCTATCCGAGCCTCGCGAGCGCGAGCTACGACCAGGGCCGCTTCGCCGCGGGGCACGCGGTGCTGGGCGTGACCGACGAGAAGCTCGTGCAGGACATCCCGACCGGGATCTACACGTCGCCGGAGATCAGCAGCCTCGGTCGCAACGAGCGCGAGCTCACCGCGGAGGGCGTGCCCTACGAGGTCGGTCACTCGCTCTTCCGCTCGCTCGCGCGCGCCCAGATCACCGGGCAGACGGTGGGCATGCTGAAGCTGCTCTTCCACCGCGAGACGCTGCAGATCCTCGGCATCCACTGCTTCGGCGATCAGGCCGCCGAGATCGTGCACATCGGGCAGGCGATCATGTCGCAGAAGGGCGAGGCGAACACGCTGCGCTACTTCGTGAACACGACGTTCAACTACCCGACGATGGCCGAGGCCTATCGCGTCGCCGCGCTGAACGGGCTCAATCGTCTCTGTTGA
- a CDS encoding esterase/lipase family protein → MMRRGTGRALLLMAALGAVGCGDDDGSDPIDSGVLDAGGGDAGPPSDGGQIDPRVMACREAIAAREAAVGAMLPWSFEDATEMVRTGGDQAREADYAGRYRDDLATHPGCVVRASYGNNVEFLVTDNQAEVAAGAPASIEGYPCAAKEYEQPAEDTTKPIVILVHGNSSSVTTFEEYANAERAGDTITNVAGFEIVVDTETREQLATRLVGAGYRVIAFDARTDLVNTLADYDMTSATGNAFRNIDHGWAVPMLQALVRAVLTENPTRRVSLIGHSLGVSVIRDALRRLYVEHRAGEAGAVNPFARIQDVILLSGSNHGVNAGQTLCDSFDHMRGTVGCEMGDRGTFVPTHFTRPLNGPNDLFAAPCADGSYAYGERDRCEGNVVEYTTVTMEDIPSGELQDEFVSEASSQLDLEPCVENVLITLSDYDTSGYFFTGAPGFFANHFGSARSDAGIDLILEKLAD, encoded by the coding sequence ATGATGCGACGGGGTACGGGGCGCGCGCTCCTCTTGATGGCGGCGCTCGGGGCGGTGGGTTGCGGCGACGACGACGGCTCGGATCCGATCGACAGCGGTGTGCTCGACGCGGGTGGCGGTGACGCCGGGCCACCGTCGGACGGCGGCCAGATCGACCCGCGCGTGATGGCGTGCCGCGAGGCGATCGCCGCGCGCGAGGCCGCGGTCGGCGCGATGCTCCCGTGGTCGTTCGAGGACGCGACCGAGATGGTGCGCACCGGCGGCGATCAGGCGCGCGAGGCCGACTACGCAGGCCGCTATCGCGACGACCTCGCGACCCATCCGGGCTGCGTCGTGCGCGCGAGCTACGGCAACAACGTCGAGTTCCTGGTGACGGACAACCAGGCCGAGGTCGCGGCCGGCGCGCCCGCGTCGATCGAGGGTTATCCCTGCGCCGCGAAGGAGTACGAGCAGCCCGCCGAGGACACGACCAAGCCGATCGTGATCCTCGTGCACGGCAACTCGTCGAGCGTCACGACGTTCGAGGAGTACGCCAACGCCGAGCGCGCGGGCGACACCATCACCAACGTCGCGGGCTTCGAGATCGTCGTCGACACCGAGACCCGCGAGCAGCTCGCGACGCGCCTCGTCGGCGCGGGCTACCGCGTGATCGCGTTCGACGCGCGCACCGATCTCGTCAACACGCTCGCCGACTACGACATGACGAGCGCGACCGGCAACGCGTTCCGCAACATCGATCACGGCTGGGCGGTGCCGATGCTCCAGGCGCTCGTGCGCGCGGTGCTCACCGAGAACCCGACGCGCCGCGTCTCGCTGATCGGCCACTCGCTCGGTGTGAGCGTGATCCGCGACGCGCTGCGCCGGCTCTACGTCGAGCACCGCGCGGGCGAGGCGGGCGCGGTGAACCCGTTCGCGCGGATCCAGGACGTGATCCTGCTCTCGGGCTCGAACCACGGCGTCAACGCGGGCCAGACGCTGTGCGACAGCTTCGATCACATGCGCGGCACCGTCGGCTGCGAGATGGGTGATCGCGGCACGTTCGTGCCGACGCACTTCACGCGCCCGCTCAACGGGCCGAACGATCTCTTCGCCGCGCCCTGCGCCGACGGCAGCTACGCGTACGGCGAGCGCGATCGGTGCGAGGGCAACGTGGTCGAGTACACGACCGTGACGATGGAGGACATCCCGAGCGGCGAGCTGCAGGACGAGTTCGTCTCGGAGGCGTCCTCGCAGCTCGATCTCGAGCCCTGCGTCGAGAACGTGCTGATCACGCTGTCGGACTACGACACGAGCGGGTACTTCTTCACCGGCGCGCCCGGGTTCTTCGCGAACCACTTCGGGAGCGCGCGCTCGGACGCCGGGATCGATCTGATCCTCGAGAAGCTCGCGGACTGA
- a CDS encoding 3-oxoacyl-ACP synthase III family protein translates to MRTFHHAALASTGVYVPEIELSNEALIARLGEGHRETIEKLEQGSGITRRFVAPDGWATSDLAVAAGRDALQRAGLAPSDLDLILVGTDSPDYVTPATSVIVQHKLGAHRAGTFDVGCACASFPTAIAAAAGMIASSPGIERVLVIGAYLMRRLADPHDPISFFYGDGAGAAVLVRSDEPGFLASAFRADGRYARSWMIASGGTVEPASEASVREGRTQVRLLEPYPRSVNDEGWPAIVRDVTARASLSIAEVDCFVFTQVRRGTIETVMRELGAPIEKAPRIMDRWGYTGSACIPMALHDAVITGHVAIGDHVVLVGSGVGYNQAGVALRVTPALAR, encoded by the coding sequence ATGCGCACGTTCCACCATGCCGCGCTGGCGTCGACCGGCGTGTACGTTCCCGAGATCGAGCTCTCGAACGAGGCGCTGATCGCGCGGCTCGGCGAGGGGCATCGCGAGACGATCGAGAAGCTCGAGCAGGGCTCGGGGATCACCCGGCGCTTCGTCGCGCCCGACGGATGGGCGACCTCGGATCTCGCGGTCGCCGCAGGACGCGACGCGCTGCAGCGCGCCGGGCTCGCGCCGAGTGATCTCGACCTGATCCTCGTCGGCACCGACAGCCCCGACTACGTCACGCCCGCGACCTCGGTGATCGTGCAGCACAAGCTCGGCGCGCACCGCGCCGGCACGTTCGACGTGGGATGCGCGTGCGCGTCGTTCCCCACCGCGATCGCCGCGGCCGCAGGGATGATCGCGAGCTCGCCCGGCATCGAGCGCGTGCTCGTGATCGGCGCGTATCTCATGCGCCGCCTCGCCGATCCCCACGATCCGATCTCGTTCTTCTACGGAGACGGCGCGGGCGCCGCGGTGCTGGTGCGCAGCGACGAGCCGGGCTTCCTCGCGTCGGCGTTCCGCGCCGACGGCCGCTACGCGCGCTCGTGGATGATCGCGAGCGGCGGCACCGTCGAGCCCGCGAGCGAGGCCTCGGTCCGCGAGGGCCGCACCCAGGTGCGCCTGCTCGAGCCCTATCCGCGCAGCGTGAACGACGAGGGCTGGCCCGCGATCGTGCGCGACGTGACCGCGCGCGCGTCGCTGTCGATCGCCGAGGTCGACTGCTTCGTGTTCACGCAGGTGCGACGCGGCACGATCGAGACCGTGATGCGCGAGCTCGGCGCGCCGATCGAGAAGGCGCCGAGGATCATGGACCGCTGGGGCTACACCGGCTCGGCGTGCATCCCGATGGCGCTCCACGACGCGGTGATCACCGGGCACGTCGCGATCGGTGATCACGTGGTGCTCGTGGGATCGGGCGTCGGATACAACCAGGCCGGCGTCGCGCTGCGCGTCACGCCGGCCCTCGCGCGCTAG
- a CDS encoding polyhydroxyalkanoate synthesis regulator DNA-binding domain-containing protein — translation MRLRSSSEPILIKKYGNRRLYDTRASSYITLDQLEAIIRRGDDVRVIDAKTSEDLTQATLTQIILESGRAARLLPVTLLQQLIRMDDESLAEFMGRYLSATLEMYLEAKRGAQTVSPFLPMATMPFQAANAIARMWLGAGQAIAPEPQYVPPATTSPAAPPPAPPPDTTAVEVAALRRELDELKTLLRGNKRKT, via the coding sequence ATGCGCCTCCGCAGCAGCAGCGAGCCGATCCTGATCAAGAAGTACGGGAACCGCCGTCTCTACGACACCCGGGCGAGCTCGTACATCACGCTCGATCAGCTCGAGGCGATCATCCGCCGCGGCGACGACGTGCGGGTGATCGACGCGAAGACGTCGGAGGATCTCACCCAAGCGACGCTGACGCAGATCATCCTCGAGAGCGGTCGCGCGGCGCGCCTCCTGCCCGTGACACTGCTGCAGCAGCTGATCCGCATGGACGACGAGTCGCTCGCGGAGTTCATGGGCCGCTATCTCTCGGCGACGCTCGAGATGTACCTCGAGGCCAAGCGCGGCGCGCAGACGGTCTCGCCGTTCCTGCCGATGGCGACGATGCCCTTCCAGGCGGCGAACGCGATCGCGCGGATGTGGCTGGGCGCGGGTCAAGCGATCGCGCCCGAGCCGCAGTACGTCCCGCCCGCGACGACCTCGCCCGCAGCGCCGCCGCCCGCTCCGCCGCCCGACACCACGGCGGTCGAGGTCGCCGCGCTGCGGCGCGAGCTCGACGAGCTCAAGACACTGCTGCGCGGCAACAAGCGCAAGACCTGA
- a CDS encoding AMP-dependent synthetase/ligase, protein MDVSKYLEIRPAPRAIFDALPERRDRTRFVVGERAITFGEVARAIEDIALFLEADGHRPTDRGAIFAHNRVEWMSAALAIQSAGGTMVPVYPSSTAEQVVYVLGHSDARVVFVAGEELLRSILRALPSLPALARIVLLDDRDDTIPSDVREKVITWSAARARGRAIADADPSALARMLDAISLDAPAIMLYTSGTSGPPKGVPLTHRNVGVNGRDWLEVLAPLIDEGMTDLLWLPMSHVFGFGEACIGNTLGWTSHLADPATVVARLPEVKPSAFMSVPVVWEKLAQAAMHSDDPAEQKRLFDAATGGNLRFCLSGGAGLKREVKELFLAMGALLIEGYGLTEASPTLTMNRPDAFRFDSVGKPFPNVQLRLAEDGEILAKGESIFGGYHKDPAATREAFTDDGWLKTGDVGVFTDDGFLRIVDRKKDILVTSGGKNVPPANIEQRFADDPLFQHVVVYGDGKKYLVAGVWLNPLAVDAALDGAGLHALVEAKIAAVNAQLASYESIKRFAILEPALSVASGHLTPTLKVKRKAVYATYGAQLDALYERSAR, encoded by the coding sequence ATGGACGTGTCGAAGTACCTCGAGATCCGACCTGCTCCGCGCGCGATCTTCGATGCGCTCCCCGAGCGTCGCGATCGCACGCGCTTCGTCGTCGGCGAGCGCGCGATCACGTTCGGCGAGGTCGCCCGCGCGATCGAGGACATCGCGCTCTTCCTCGAAGCCGACGGGCACCGCCCCACCGATCGCGGCGCGATCTTCGCGCACAACCGCGTGGAGTGGATGAGCGCGGCGCTCGCGATCCAGAGCGCGGGCGGCACGATGGTGCCGGTCTATCCATCGAGCACCGCCGAGCAGGTCGTGTACGTGCTCGGGCACTCCGATGCGCGCGTCGTGTTCGTCGCGGGCGAGGAGCTCCTGCGCAGCATCCTGCGCGCGCTGCCTTCGCTCCCTGCGCTCGCGCGCATCGTGCTGCTCGACGATCGCGACGACACGATCCCGAGCGACGTGCGCGAGAAGGTGATCACCTGGTCGGCGGCGCGCGCCCGCGGCCGTGCGATCGCCGACGCCGATCCGAGCGCGCTCGCGCGGATGCTCGACGCGATCTCGCTCGATGCGCCCGCGATCATGCTCTACACGAGCGGCACCAGCGGCCCGCCCAAGGGCGTGCCGCTCACGCACCGCAACGTCGGCGTGAACGGTCGCGACTGGCTCGAGGTGCTCGCGCCGCTGATCGACGAGGGCATGACCGATCTGCTGTGGCTCCCGATGAGCCACGTGTTCGGCTTCGGCGAGGCGTGCATCGGCAACACGCTCGGCTGGACCAGCCACCTCGCCGATCCCGCGACCGTCGTCGCGCGACTGCCCGAGGTGAAGCCCTCGGCGTTCATGAGCGTGCCGGTGGTCTGGGAGAAGCTCGCGCAGGCCGCGATGCACAGCGACGATCCCGCGGAGCAAAAGCGCCTCTTCGACGCCGCGACCGGAGGAAACCTCCGGTTCTGTCTCTCGGGAGGCGCGGGCCTCAAGCGCGAGGTGAAGGAGCTCTTCCTCGCGATGGGCGCGCTCTTGATCGAAGGCTACGGCCTCACCGAGGCGTCGCCGACGCTGACGATGAACCGGCCCGACGCGTTCCGGTTCGACTCGGTGGGCAAGCCGTTCCCGAACGTGCAGCTCCGTCTCGCCGAAGACGGAGAGATCCTCGCGAAGGGCGAGAGCATCTTCGGCGGCTACCACAAGGATCCCGCCGCGACGCGCGAGGCGTTCACCGACGACGGCTGGCTCAAGACCGGCGACGTCGGCGTCTTCACCGACGATGGGTTCCTCCGGATCGTCGATCGCAAGAAGGACATCCTCGTCACCTCGGGCGGCAAGAACGTCCCGCCTGCGAACATCGAGCAGCGCTTCGCCGACGACCCGCTCTTCCAGCACGTCGTCGTCTACGGCGACGGCAAGAAGTACCTCGTCGCCGGCGTGTGGCTGAACCCGCTCGCGGTCGACGCAGCGCTCGACGGAGCCGGGCTGCACGCGCTCGTCGAAGCGAAGATCGCCGCGGTGAACGCGCAGCTCGCGAGCTACGAGTCGATCAAGCGCTTCGCGATCCTGGAGCCTGCTCTCTCGGTCGCGAGCGGGCACCTCACGCCCACTCTCAAGGTGAAGCGCAAGGCGGTCTACGCGACGTACGGCGCGCAGCTCGACGCGCTCTACGAACGGAGCGCGCGATGA
- a CDS encoding alpha/beta fold hydrolase — translation MIEPLDVIRGLAAMFGRPAPRVGQTPADVVHEENKWRLLRYVPRPEGIAFRTPVLLIPSLINRHYVLDLMPGKSFAEHLVAHGHDVYVIDWGTPEAEDRFVSFEDIVVSAIGRALRVATRTAKAESAHVLGYCLGGTLAVIHAALAPERVRTLMLVAAPVDFHDDGLLSKWTRTRTLDTSAVVEGAGNVPWPLMQGAFHLLRPTLPLVKAVTLAEKAWDEPFLDGFFAIETWGNDNVSFPGECWRTYIDELYRKNALMNGSLRLGGRAVELSSLRCPLLCVTFEHDEIVPHRSASIVVERVASTDKEHLHVAGGHVGAMVSKSASKKLWPTLRAFWTARDENDRLRGELMLRRDMVRVAR, via the coding sequence ATGATCGAGCCGCTCGACGTGATCCGCGGGCTCGCCGCGATGTTCGGTCGTCCCGCGCCGCGTGTGGGCCAGACCCCCGCCGACGTGGTGCACGAGGAGAACAAGTGGCGGCTCCTCCGCTACGTGCCGCGCCCCGAGGGCATCGCGTTCCGCACGCCGGTGCTGCTGATCCCGTCGCTGATCAACCGGCACTACGTGCTCGATCTGATGCCGGGCAAGAGCTTCGCCGAGCACCTCGTCGCGCACGGCCACGACGTGTACGTGATCGACTGGGGCACGCCCGAGGCCGAGGATCGTTTCGTCTCGTTCGAAGACATCGTGGTCTCGGCGATCGGTCGCGCGCTCCGCGTCGCGACGCGCACCGCGAAGGCCGAGTCGGCGCACGTGCTCGGCTACTGCCTCGGCGGCACGCTCGCGGTGATCCACGCGGCGCTCGCGCCCGAGCGGGTGCGCACGCTCATGCTCGTCGCGGCGCCGGTCGACTTCCACGACGACGGCCTGCTCTCGAAGTGGACGCGCACTCGCACCCTCGACACGTCGGCGGTGGTCGAGGGCGCGGGCAACGTGCCGTGGCCGCTGATGCAGGGCGCCTTCCACCTGCTGCGCCCGACGCTCCCGCTGGTGAAGGCGGTGACGCTCGCGGAGAAGGCGTGGGACGAGCCCTTCCTCGACGGCTTCTTCGCGATCGAGACCTGGGGCAACGACAACGTCAGCTTCCCGGGCGAGTGCTGGCGCACGTACATCGACGAGCTCTATCGCAAGAACGCGCTGATGAACGGCTCGCTGCGGCTCGGAGGGCGCGCGGTCGAGCTCTCGTCGCTGCGCTGTCCGCTGCTCTGCGTGACGTTCGAGCACGACGAGATCGTGCCCCATCGCAGCGCGTCGATCGTGGTCGAGCGCGTGGCGAGCACCGACAAGGAGCACCTGCACGTCGCGGGCGGTCACGTCGGCGCGATGGTCTCGAAGTCGGCGTCGAAGAAGCTGTGGCCGACGCTGCGCGCGTTCTGGACCGCGCGCGATGAGAACGACCGGCTGCGCGGCGAGCTGATGTTGCGTCGCGACATGGTTCGTGTCGCGCGATAA
- a CDS encoding polyhydroxyalkanoate depolymerase codes for MLYVLHDLSRRALAPLATTARASAYLLRKSPFLGAPFAAAGWELLYRLTKDYPRPSFDIASVSLDGESILLREEVVVATPFCRLVRFARRASEATQAKLDAQPKVLLCAPLSGHHATLLRDMVRALAPEHDVYVTDWIDAKQIPLDAGRFGLDDYVDHLLAFMRHLGTGTLNVIAVCQPAVPALAAVSLLASAGEPTPRTLVLMGGPIDGRRSPTDVNRLATEHPLSWFEDNLVHPVPPGYPGAGRRVYPGFLQLTAFVSMNPERHWKSYRSYWLDRISGERESAAAHERFYDEYNAVLDMDAEYYLETVRIVFQEFALARGVWSVRGKKVVPGEIRDTAILTVEGAEDDITGAGQTHAALELCTGVPAANKRALTAAGCGHYGIFSGRRFRESIFPELRELIARHHR; via the coding sequence ATGCTGTACGTGCTGCACGATCTCTCCCGTCGCGCGCTCGCTCCGCTGGCGACGACGGCCCGTGCCTCCGCCTATCTGCTGCGCAAGTCGCCGTTCCTCGGCGCACCGTTCGCCGCCGCGGGTTGGGAGCTGCTCTACCGGCTGACCAAGGACTATCCGCGCCCTTCGTTCGACATCGCGTCGGTGTCGCTCGACGGCGAGTCGATCCTGCTGCGCGAAGAGGTCGTCGTCGCGACGCCGTTCTGTCGCCTGGTGCGCTTCGCGCGCCGTGCGTCCGAGGCCACGCAGGCGAAGCTCGATGCGCAGCCGAAGGTGCTGCTCTGCGCGCCGCTCTCCGGCCACCACGCGACGCTGCTGCGCGACATGGTCCGCGCGCTCGCGCCCGAGCACGACGTCTACGTGACCGACTGGATCGACGCGAAGCAGATCCCGCTCGATGCCGGGCGCTTCGGGCTCGACGACTACGTCGATCACCTGCTCGCGTTCATGCGCCACCTCGGCACCGGCACGCTGAACGTGATCGCGGTGTGTCAGCCCGCGGTGCCCGCGCTCGCGGCGGTGTCGCTGCTCGCGTCGGCGGGCGAGCCCACGCCGCGCACCCTCGTGCTGATGGGCGGGCCGATCGATGGACGACGATCGCCGACCGACGTGAACCGCCTCGCGACCGAGCACCCGCTCTCGTGGTTCGAGGACAACCTCGTGCACCCGGTGCCGCCCGGCTATCCCGGCGCCGGACGTCGTGTGTATCCGGGCTTCCTCCAGCTCACCGCGTTCGTGTCGATGAACCCCGAGCGCCACTGGAAGTCGTACCGCTCGTACTGGCTCGATCGCATCTCGGGCGAGCGCGAGAGCGCGGCCGCGCACGAGCGCTTCTACGACGAGTACAACGCCGTGCTCGACATGGACGCCGAGTACTACCTCGAGACCGTGCGCATCGTGTTCCAGGAGTTCGCGCTCGCGCGCGGCGTCTGGTCGGTGCGCGGAAAGAAGGTCGTTCCCGGCGAGATCCGCGACACCGCGATCCTCACGGTCGAGGGCGCCGAGGACGACATCACCGGCGCGGGCCAGACCCACGCCGCGCTCGAGCTGTGCACCGGCGTGCCCGCGGCGAACAAGCGCGCGCTCACCGCCGCGGGCTGCGGGCACTACGGCATCTTCTCGGGGCGTCGGTTCCGGGAGTCGATCTTCCCCGAGCTGCGCGAGCTGATCGCGCGCCATCACCGATGA
- a CDS encoding 3-hydroxybutyrate dehydrogenase, whose amino-acid sequence MTSLLGKNALVTGSTSGIGLAIAEALAAAGANVMLNGFGDVQRARATVRAAGAVHGARVEHHGADLANVAEVEAMHRAASEALGGIDVLVNNAGIQHVARVEDFPPERWDAVLAVNLTAAYHTTRLVLPGMRARSWGRIVNVASVHGLVASAEKSAYVASKHGLVGLTKVVALETARTNVTCNAICPGWVHTPLVEAQVQARAEREGSDLVAAREALVGEKQPSGAFVSPASLAELALFLCSEAAREVRGVAWNVDGGWAAQ is encoded by the coding sequence ATGACGTCGCTGCTCGGCAAGAACGCGCTGGTCACCGGCTCGACCAGCGGCATCGGCCTCGCGATCGCCGAGGCGCTCGCGGCCGCGGGCGCGAACGTGATGCTGAACGGCTTCGGCGACGTGCAGCGTGCGCGCGCGACGGTGCGCGCCGCGGGCGCGGTGCACGGCGCGCGCGTCGAGCACCACGGCGCGGACCTCGCGAACGTCGCGGAGGTCGAGGCGATGCATCGCGCGGCGAGCGAGGCGCTCGGCGGGATCGACGTCCTCGTCAACAACGCGGGGATCCAGCACGTCGCGAGGGTCGAGGACTTCCCGCCGGAGCGCTGGGACGCGGTGCTCGCGGTGAACCTCACCGCCGCGTACCACACGACGCGCCTCGTGCTGCCGGGCATGCGCGCGCGGAGCTGGGGACGCATCGTGAACGTCGCGTCGGTGCACGGGCTGGTCGCGTCGGCGGAGAAGTCGGCGTACGTCGCGTCGAAGCACGGGCTCGTCGGGCTCACGAAGGTCGTCGCGCTGGAGACCGCGCGCACCAACGTGACCTGCAACGCGATCTGCCCGGGCTGGGTCCACACCCCGCTCGTCGAGGCCCAGGTGCAGGCGCGCGCGGAGCGCGAAGGATCCGATCTCGTCGCGGCGCGCGAGGCGCTGGTCGGCGAGAAGCAGCCCTCGGGGGCGTTCGTCTCGCCGGCGTCGCTGGCCGAGCTCGCGCTCTTCCTGTGCAGCGAGGCGGCGCGCGAGGTGCGCGGCGTCGCGTGGAACGTCGACGGCGGATGGGCCGCTCAATAG
- a CDS encoding alpha/beta hydrolase family esterase, producing MEKLVAALCVSAWLVGCEASEDVATSAGALSEVSSFGANPGGLRMMLYAPSSARAGAPIVVVLHGCLQAAADAERTGWSTLADAYGFHVVYPQQTSSNNGATCFRWFEPTQVRRDAGEVASVVSMVRHVVATRGADAARVFVSGFSAGGGLAPALLATYPDVFAAGAANAGLPYGCASGVSEAFTCQNGGVDRSPSEWAARVRAAAPSGWSGPWPRLAIWQGTSDYTVRPMNATELVEQWTAIHGMDTTPESSETIGALQRTRHVAAGRVAVEQVIVPGMGHAVAIDPASGCGATGSYTATSALCAAREQARFFGLIEPAMELDAGVVASDAGSQPDASAIDAGTSACTEHTSSNYAHERAGRATRCGAYGSYVCAVGSGEQMGFWNVYQSTTLREQPAGYFAIGSCP from the coding sequence ATGGAGAAGCTCGTCGCAGCGCTCTGCGTGAGCGCGTGGCTCGTGGGGTGCGAGGCCAGCGAGGACGTGGCGACCAGCGCCGGTGCGCTGAGCGAGGTGAGCAGCTTCGGCGCGAACCCAGGCGGGCTGCGCATGATGCTCTACGCGCCGTCGAGCGCGCGCGCCGGCGCGCCGATCGTCGTGGTGCTGCACGGGTGCCTGCAGGCGGCGGCGGACGCGGAGCGCACCGGATGGAGCACGCTCGCCGACGCGTACGGGTTCCACGTCGTCTATCCGCAGCAGACCTCGTCGAACAACGGCGCGACGTGCTTCCGCTGGTTCGAGCCGACGCAGGTGCGGCGCGACGCGGGCGAGGTCGCATCGGTGGTCTCGATGGTCCGTCACGTGGTCGCGACCCGCGGCGCCGACGCCGCGCGGGTGTTCGTCTCGGGCTTCTCGGCGGGTGGTGGTCTCGCGCCGGCGCTGCTCGCGACGTACCCCGACGTGTTCGCGGCGGGCGCGGCGAACGCCGGTCTTCCCTACGGCTGCGCGAGCGGCGTGAGCGAGGCGTTCACCTGTCAGAACGGCGGCGTCGATCGTTCGCCCTCGGAGTGGGCGGCGCGGGTGCGCGCGGCCGCGCCGTCGGGATGGAGCGGGCCGTGGCCGCGCCTCGCGATCTGGCAAGGCACGTCGGACTACACGGTGCGGCCGATGAACGCGACCGAGCTCGTGGAGCAGTGGACCGCGATCCACGGGATGGACACCACGCCCGAGAGCAGCGAGACGATCGGCGCGCTCCAGCGCACGCGGCACGTCGCGGCGGGCCGGGTCGCGGTCGAGCAGGTGATCGTGCCGGGGATGGGCCACGCGGTGGCGATCGATCCTGCGAGCGGGTGCGGCGCGACGGGCTCGTACACCGCGACGAGCGCGCTCTGCGCGGCGCGCGAGCAGGCGCGGTTCTTCGGGCTGATCGAGCCGGCGATGGAGCTCGACGCGGGCGTCGTCGCGAGCGATGCGGGATCGCAGCCCGACGCGAGCGCGATCGACGCCGGCACGAGCGCGTGCACGGAGCACACGTCGTCGAACTACGCGCACGAGCGCGCGGGTCGTGCGACGCGCTGCGGAGCCTACGGGAGCTACGTCTGCGCCGTGGGCTCCGGAGAGCAGATGGGGTTCTGGAACGTCTACCAGTCGACGACGCTGCGCGAGCAGCCGGCGGGGTACTTCGCGATCGGATCGTGCCCCTGA